A stretch of DNA from Desulfovibrio desulfuricans DSM 642:
CACCGCACCGTATAACGGCACAGAACGGCCCCCGGTCAGCCGCTTCGCAAGAAGCGGGCCGGGGGCCGTTGTTCGTACAGGGAGGAACGCGCCGTGGGCAGTACAGCACAAAATGAACCGTCTGTTCTTGATCTTCCTGTGGGCATAGACGCCGCTGGAGAACGCGAAGAATTTGACAGCATGGGGCAGGTCATGGTGCCTGCCAACCGATACTGGGGCGCCCAGACGCAACGCTCGCTCGAACATTTTTCCATTGGTGACGACAAGATGCCGCTGGAAATCTGCCGCGCCCTTTGCCTGATCAAAAAGGCCAGCGCGCAGGTCAACGCCCGCATGGGAAGGCTGCCCGCCTGGAAGGCGCAGGCCATTGACCGCGCCGCGCAGGAAGGCATGGACGGCCTGCTGGACGAACATTTTCCGCTCTACGTGTGGCAGACAGGCTCCGGCACCCAGACCAACATGAATGTGAACGAAGTGCTGTCCAACCGGGCCATCCAGCTGATTGGCGGCGTCATGGGAAGTCAGAAGCCCGTTGGCCCCAATGATGATGTGAACATGAGCCAGTCGTCCAACGACGCCTTTCCTACGGCCATGCATCTGGCCGCCGTGCAAAGTTGTGATACGCGCCTGCTGCCGGAGGTGGAAGCCCTGGCCGATGCCGTGGAACGCAAGGCGGTACAGTGGATGGACGTGGTCAAGATTGGCCGCACCCACTTGCAGGATGCCGTGCCCCTCAGCGTGGGGCAGGAATGGTCAGGCTATGCCGCCCAGCTGAGGGCCTGCATTGCGGATATTCAGGCCGCCCGCGAGGGACTCTACCCCCTGGCTCTGGGCGGCACCGCCGTGGGTACCGGGCTGAACGCGCCAAAGGGCTTCAGCATGGCAGTTGCGGAAGAACTGGCTAACATCACGGGCAAGCCCTTTGTCACT
This window harbors:
- the fumC gene encoding class II fumarate hydratase → MGSTAQNEPSVLDLPVGIDAAGEREEFDSMGQVMVPANRYWGAQTQRSLEHFSIGDDKMPLEICRALCLIKKASAQVNARMGRLPAWKAQAIDRAAQEGMDGLLDEHFPLYVWQTGSGTQTNMNVNEVLSNRAIQLIGGVMGSQKPVGPNDDVNMSQSSNDAFPTAMHLAAVQSCDTRLLPEVEALADAVERKAVQWMDVVKIGRTHLQDAVPLSVGQEWSGYAAQLRACIADIQAAREGLYPLALGGTAVGTGLNAPKGFSMAVAEELANITGKPFVTAPNKFMALASQDAIVRFSAALRGLAVALVKIANDMRWLAAGPRCGLGELQLPENEPGSSIMPGKINPTQCEALIMISIQVMGNDSAVALAGSQGNFELNVMRPVAIKNVLQSINILGDGCRKFREHSVEGTRLNRAKIDSFVNNSLMLVTALSPVIGYQQAAKIAEKASAEGLTLRQAALELGSVTEEQFDSIVRPETMIGNGLAGA